One genomic region from Candidatus Polarisedimenticolia bacterium encodes:
- the rpoD gene encoding RNA polymerase sigma factor RpoD: MGIEEKYEEVRQLINLGRERGYLLYDEVNDVLPEEVHSPEDLDDMFLLFDSLGIEMVDSEEKYKAKLEEKAAAAEKEEVEEAKIDLSPGALEKTNDPVRMYLREMGTVPLLTREGEVEIARRIERGEKNVVKALSRSKYAIAQLLAFGNRIRNKEIRVEDLITVADDDEEGAAERKRRKLLDAMARIQRLSRKIEDLQKHLARLTEGSRRYREILHDFARVRVQLGLVIRDMGMTTGKVKDLSRKSKETAGKLKDLEDDIRSYHRRLKLTRDPKGRRDLREKVRAAEEEISRIAREMDSTPDEIKMTAEGIRLGEAMAARAKSELVEANLRLVVSIAKKYTNRGLQFLDLIQEGNIGLMKAVDKFEYKRGYKFSTYATWWIRQAITRAIADQARTIRIPVHMIETINKLVRTSRALVQEIGREPTPEEIAKKMGIPVAKVRKVLKIAQEPISLETPIGEEEDSHLGDFIEDRAVTSPVDAVIQLNLKEQTQKVLKTLSPREEMVLKMRFGVGDGSEHTLEEVGQSFAVTRERIRQIESKALRKLRHPSRSQRLRAFLESTGG, translated from the coding sequence TTGGGTATCGAAGAGAAGTACGAAGAGGTACGGCAACTGATCAACCTCGGCCGGGAGAGGGGGTACCTCCTCTACGACGAGGTCAACGACGTGCTGCCCGAGGAGGTGCATTCTCCCGAGGACCTCGACGACATGTTCCTGCTGTTCGACTCTCTCGGCATCGAGATGGTCGACTCGGAGGAGAAGTACAAGGCCAAGCTCGAGGAGAAGGCGGCCGCCGCCGAGAAGGAGGAGGTCGAGGAGGCCAAGATCGACCTGTCTCCCGGGGCGCTCGAGAAGACCAACGATCCCGTCCGCATGTACCTGCGCGAGATGGGGACCGTCCCCCTGCTCACCCGGGAGGGGGAGGTCGAGATCGCCCGTCGCATCGAGCGCGGCGAGAAGAACGTGGTCAAGGCCCTGTCGCGCAGCAAGTACGCCATCGCCCAGCTTCTCGCGTTCGGCAACCGCATCCGCAACAAGGAGATCCGCGTCGAGGACCTGATCACGGTCGCCGACGACGACGAAGAGGGAGCCGCCGAGCGCAAGCGCAGGAAGCTCCTGGACGCCATGGCGCGCATCCAGCGCCTGAGCCGGAAGATCGAAGACCTCCAGAAGCACCTGGCCCGGCTGACCGAGGGCTCGCGCCGGTACCGCGAGATCCTGCACGACTTCGCGCGCGTGCGCGTGCAGCTCGGGCTCGTCATCCGCGACATGGGGATGACGACCGGCAAGGTGAAGGACCTGTCCCGGAAGTCGAAGGAGACGGCCGGCAAGCTGAAGGACCTGGAGGACGACATCCGCTCGTACCACCGGCGGCTGAAGCTGACCCGCGACCCGAAGGGGCGCCGCGATCTGCGCGAGAAGGTGCGCGCGGCCGAGGAGGAGATCTCCCGCATCGCCCGCGAGATGGATTCCACCCCCGACGAGATCAAGATGACCGCCGAGGGGATCCGCCTCGGCGAGGCGATGGCGGCCCGCGCCAAGAGCGAGCTGGTCGAGGCGAACCTCCGCCTCGTGGTGTCGATCGCCAAGAAGTACACCAACCGCGGCCTGCAGTTCCTCGACCTGATCCAGGAGGGGAACATCGGGCTCATGAAGGCGGTCGACAAGTTCGAGTACAAGCGCGGCTACAAGTTCTCGACCTACGCCACCTGGTGGATCCGCCAGGCGATCACCCGCGCCATCGCGGACCAGGCGCGGACGATCCGCATCCCCGTCCACATGATCGAGACGATCAACAAGCTGGTGCGGACGTCGCGCGCCCTGGTGCAGGAGATCGGCCGCGAGCCGACCCCCGAGGAGATCGCCAAGAAGATGGGGATCCCCGTGGCCAAGGTGCGCAAGGTCCTGAAGATCGCCCAGGAGCCGATCTCCCTCGAGACCCCCATAGGCGAGGAAGAAGACTCCCACCTCGGGGATTTCATCGAGGACCGCGCGGTGACGTCGCCGGTCGACGCGGTCATTCAGCTCAACTTGAAAGAGCAGACGCAGAAGGTCCTGAAGACCCTCTCTCCCCGCGAGGAGATGGTCCTCAAGATGCGCTTCGGCGTAGGCGACGGTAGCGAACACACCCTGGAAGAGGTCGGCCAGTCCTTCGCCGTGACGCGCGAGCGCATCCGCCAGATCGAGAGCAAGGCGCTGCGCAAGCTCCGCCACCCCTCGCGCAGCCAGCGCCTGCGGGCGTTCCTGGAGAGCACGGGCGGATAA